One genomic segment of Acidihalobacter prosperus includes these proteins:
- a CDS encoding ferredoxin--NADP reductase, with protein MDQWLEGRVIEKRQWTDKLFTLRIEAPMDSFKPGQFARIALDIDGERIARPYSCVNTPDEPYLEIYYNTVENGPLTTALLTVDVGDTLWVGRAASGFFTLDEVPDAENLWMISSGTGLGVFICLLKTEATWQRFTNIRLIHAVRHAQELSYREAIDGFAAAHPGRFDYVPFVSRESAAETLEGRIPQAIEDGRLEARAGLRFDPENTQVMICGNTDMIRDTSTALNARGLRRNRRRDPGHITTEKYW; from the coding sequence ATGGACCAATGGTTGGAAGGCCGTGTCATCGAGAAACGGCAATGGACGGACAAGCTGTTCACCCTGCGTATCGAAGCGCCCATGGATTCGTTCAAACCCGGACAGTTCGCACGCATCGCGCTAGACATCGACGGCGAGCGCATCGCGCGCCCCTACTCGTGCGTCAACACGCCCGACGAACCCTATCTCGAGATTTACTACAACACGGTCGAGAACGGCCCGCTGACCACTGCGCTGCTGACGGTCGACGTGGGCGACACCCTCTGGGTCGGTCGCGCGGCCTCCGGCTTCTTCACGCTCGACGAGGTGCCTGATGCCGAGAATCTGTGGATGATCTCCAGCGGCACCGGGCTTGGCGTGTTCATCTGCCTGCTCAAGACGGAGGCGACCTGGCAGCGCTTCACCAATATCCGCCTGATCCATGCCGTACGCCACGCGCAGGAACTGAGCTATCGGGAAGCCATCGACGGGTTTGCCGCCGCCCACCCCGGACGCTTCGACTATGTCCCTTTCGTCAGCCGCGAGTCTGCCGCCGAGACTCTTGAGGGACGCATCCCGCAGGCCATAGAGGATGGCAGGCTGGAGGCGCGGGCAGGCCTGCGCTTCGATCCGGAAAATACTCAGGTGATGATCTGCGGCAATACGGACATGATCCGCGACACCAGCACGGCGCTCAACGCTCGCGGGCTGCGCCGCAACCGACGCAGGGACCCGGGGCATATCACCACCGAGAAATACTGGTAG
- a CDS encoding monovalent cation:proton antiporter-2 (CPA2) family protein, with translation MEHHAIEGVLILLACAVLGVSMFRRLHLPPVLGYLFVGIVIGPHALGLLQDSELIHLLAEIGVVFLLFTIGLEFSIGHFLAMRRVVLGLGGAQVLLSTLAGGGIAWLSGVHWAGALVAGGALAMSSTAIVVKQLNEQLEMHSRHGRLALGVLLFQDLAVVPFLVAIPILAGGALEGLWLSLGIALLKGALALAIMLAAGRWLLRPLFHVIAAARSTELFTLTVLLVTLTAAWLTYRLGLSLAMGAFLAGMMLSETEYKHQIETDIRSFRDVLMGVFFISIGLQLNLHTLIQVWPLVLLMLVGLVLGKGLLVMALTRWAGYENGVALRTGLALAQGGEFGFALLALALNRQLLSPTDSQAILATIILSMLIAPPLLRYNGRMAKALFSRSYLKGRYTETRHLGWAARELSDHVIICGFGRIGQNLSRFLRADGIDYVALDLDPYLIRDAWEAGEHVFYGDSTHGEILRAAGLGRARAMVITFDDAHTAQRIIEAARKRRGDLPILVRTRDEGDLESLEQAGATQVVPETLESSMLLARVLLQRLNVPDELISERIEQERADHYRSLRGLFAGEAEALRERLHSVTVHPESRAVGSTLAALDFDAAGVRVEAIRRGGIRGEHPDDEMRIEAGDVLVLRGGADALKRVEPVLHGPD, from the coding sequence ATGGAACACCACGCCATTGAAGGGGTCCTGATCTTGCTGGCCTGCGCGGTGCTCGGCGTTTCGATGTTTCGGCGCCTGCACCTCCCGCCGGTACTGGGCTACCTGTTCGTGGGGATCGTCATTGGTCCGCATGCGCTGGGGTTGCTGCAGGACAGCGAACTGATTCACCTGCTGGCCGAAATCGGCGTGGTATTCCTGCTGTTCACCATAGGGCTCGAATTCTCGATCGGGCATTTCCTCGCGATGCGCCGCGTGGTGCTCGGCCTGGGCGGCGCGCAGGTGCTCCTGTCCACGTTGGCGGGCGGCGGCATCGCCTGGCTGTCCGGGGTACATTGGGCGGGAGCGCTGGTAGCCGGCGGCGCCCTGGCGATGTCATCGACCGCCATTGTGGTCAAGCAGCTCAACGAACAATTGGAAATGCATTCACGGCATGGCCGGTTGGCGCTCGGCGTGCTGTTGTTCCAGGATTTGGCGGTGGTGCCCTTCCTGGTGGCCATACCCATACTGGCGGGCGGCGCGCTGGAAGGCTTGTGGCTGTCGCTCGGCATTGCCTTGCTCAAGGGCGCCCTGGCGCTCGCCATCATGCTTGCGGCGGGGCGCTGGCTGTTGCGCCCGCTGTTTCACGTGATCGCCGCCGCCCGCTCCACGGAATTGTTCACATTGACCGTGCTGCTGGTAACGCTCACGGCCGCCTGGCTGACCTATCGCTTGGGGTTGTCGCTGGCGATGGGCGCCTTTCTTGCGGGCATGATGCTGAGCGAAACCGAATACAAGCATCAGATCGAAACCGACATCCGTTCCTTCCGCGACGTGCTGATGGGCGTGTTTTTCATCAGCATCGGACTGCAGCTGAATCTGCACACCCTGATCCAGGTCTGGCCGCTGGTATTGCTGATGCTGGTCGGTCTGGTGCTGGGCAAGGGACTGCTGGTGATGGCGCTCACGCGTTGGGCGGGGTACGAGAACGGCGTTGCGCTGCGTACCGGTCTGGCGCTGGCCCAGGGTGGGGAGTTCGGCTTTGCGCTGCTGGCCCTGGCGCTCAACCGCCAGCTGCTGTCGCCCACCGACAGTCAGGCCATTCTTGCCACCATCATCTTGAGCATGCTGATCGCGCCGCCGCTGTTGCGCTACAACGGCCGCATGGCCAAGGCGCTGTTCTCGCGCTCGTATTTGAAGGGCCGTTACACCGAGACCCGTCATCTCGGTTGGGCCGCACGCGAACTGAGCGACCACGTCATCATCTGCGGTTTCGGCCGCATCGGCCAGAACCTGTCGCGCTTTCTGCGTGCGGACGGCATCGATTACGTGGCATTGGATCTCGATCCCTATCTGATCCGCGATGCCTGGGAGGCTGGAGAGCATGTGTTCTATGGCGACAGCACCCATGGCGAGATTTTGCGCGCCGCCGGACTGGGTCGCGCACGTGCGATGGTCATCACCTTCGACGACGCGCATACCGCGCAGCGCATCATCGAGGCCGCGCGCAAGCGGCGCGGCGACCTGCCGATTCTGGTGCGCACGCGCGACGAGGGTGATCTGGAAAGCCTGGAACAGGCCGGCGCGACCCAGGTCGTTCCCGAGACGCTGGAATCGAGCATGCTGCTCGCACGTGTGCTGCTGCAGCGCCTGAACGTGCCGGACGAATTGATCAGCGAGCGTATCGAGCAGGAACGCGCGGATCACTACCGCAGCCTGCGCGGTCTATTCGCGGGCGAGGCCGAGGCCCTGCGCGAACGCTTGCACAGCGTCACCGTGCACCCGGAAAGCCGCGCCGTGGGCAGCACCTTGGCTGCCCTGGATTTCGACGCCGCCGGCGTGCGGGTGGAGGCGATCCGCCGCGGTGGCATTCGCGGCGAGCATCCCGATGACGAGATGCGAATCGAGGCCGGCGACGTATTGGTGCTGAGGGGCGGAGCGGATGCGCTCAAGCGGGTCGAGCCGGTGCTGCACGGTCCAGACTGA
- a CDS encoding DUF3301 domain-containing protein — MSMSLLVILGLLVWWWLASLRAREAALGACRRACTKEQVQLLDETVTVRRLGLARDTEGRVRVRRTYGFEFSVDGQDRRQGEAVCLGRSPQLVRADWPSRTAPEAPAEAPLPGRVIPFRGRDGTPRH, encoded by the coding sequence ATGAGCATGTCTCTGCTGGTGATACTGGGCTTACTGGTGTGGTGGTGGCTGGCGTCGCTGCGCGCCCGCGAGGCGGCGCTCGGGGCCTGTCGGCGCGCCTGTACGAAGGAGCAGGTGCAGCTGCTCGACGAAACCGTTACGGTGCGCCGTCTGGGGCTCGCACGGGATACAGAAGGGAGGGTGCGTGTACGTCGCACCTATGGCTTCGAATTCAGTGTGGACGGACAAGACCGCCGCCAGGGCGAGGCGGTCTGCCTGGGGCGGTCGCCGCAGCTGGTAAGAGCCGACTGGCCGAGCCGTACTGCGCCCGAGGCGCCAGCGGAAGCGCCATTGCCCGGGCGCGTCATACCGTTTAGGGGGAGGGATGGAACACCACGCCATTGA
- a CDS encoding inositol monophosphatase family protein, protein MTPTIEQLSDLVASTACGELKPRFRHVAAERKADGSLLTEADLAMDRALRDALTRAWPDIDFLSEEMAPSDQAARLASGRPVWCLDPLDGTSNFAAGLPLYAVSLALLAEGRPTLGVVYDPERDECFTATLGGGAHLNGRALPTRTVRQTLQRAVGMVDFKRLPAALAERLVREPPYHSQRNLGSCALEWCWLAAGRGDFYVHGGMRLWDLAAGSLILAEAGGQARTLDGETVFRPTTTARSVVAARDTGLFETLCHTLTIPARQSA, encoded by the coding sequence ATGACGCCCACAATCGAGCAGCTGTCCGATCTGGTCGCCAGCACGGCATGCGGCGAGCTGAAACCCCGCTTCCGGCACGTCGCCGCCGAGCGCAAGGCGGACGGCAGCCTGCTGACGGAAGCCGACCTGGCGATGGACCGCGCCCTGCGCGATGCCCTGACACGCGCCTGGCCCGACATCGATTTTCTCAGCGAGGAGATGGCGCCATCCGACCAGGCCGCCCGCCTCGCCTCCGGGCGCCCCGTCTGGTGTCTCGATCCGCTGGACGGCACCAGCAACTTCGCTGCCGGCCTGCCGCTGTATGCGGTATCCCTGGCGCTGCTCGCAGAAGGCCGGCCCACGCTCGGCGTCGTCTACGATCCGGAGCGCGACGAATGCTTCACCGCCACCCTCGGCGGCGGCGCCCATCTCAACGGCCGAGCCCTGCCGACACGGACAGTGCGGCAGACGCTGCAACGCGCGGTCGGCATGGTCGACTTCAAGCGCCTGCCCGCCGCGCTCGCCGAGCGACTGGTTCGAGAACCGCCCTACCACTCGCAACGCAACCTCGGCAGTTGCGCCCTTGAGTGGTGCTGGCTTGCGGCCGGGCGCGGCGACTTCTATGTCCATGGCGGTATGCGCCTGTGGGATCTCGCTGCCGGCAGCCTGATACTGGCGGAGGCCGGCGGCCAGGCACGGACGCTCGACGGCGAGACCGTTTTCCGCCCGACAACGACCGCCCGCTCCGTGGTTGCGGCCCGCGATACCGGGCTATTCGAAACGTTGTGCCACACCCTGACCATCCCCGCGAGGCAAAGCGCATGA
- the msrB gene encoding peptide-methionine (R)-S-oxide reductase MsrB — MSDKPDISAHEADWREKLAPEQYRIAREGGTEAPFTGCYWDHHETGLYRCVCCHAPLFRSEEKFDSGSGWPSYWQPVDDTAVSTHEDHSHGMRRVEVRCARCDAHLGHVFPDGPAPTGLRYCINSASLDFDPGDAT; from the coding sequence ATGAGCGACAAACCGGACATCTCCGCACATGAGGCCGACTGGCGCGAAAAACTTGCACCCGAGCAGTATCGTATCGCCCGGGAGGGCGGGACCGAAGCGCCCTTCACGGGCTGCTACTGGGATCATCACGAGACCGGCCTGTATCGCTGCGTCTGCTGTCACGCACCACTGTTCCGCAGCGAGGAGAAATTCGATTCGGGCAGCGGCTGGCCAAGTTACTGGCAACCCGTCGACGACACCGCCGTCAGCACCCACGAGGACCACAGCCACGGCATGCGCCGCGTCGAGGTTCGCTGCGCCCGCTGCGACGCTCATCTCGGTCATGTCTTTCCGGATGGGCCTGCGCCCACTGGGCTACGCTACTGCATCAACTCGGCATCGCTCGATTTCGATCCCGGCGACGCAACTTGA
- a CDS encoding mechanosensitive ion channel domain-containing protein — MSEIQHWLSGLRHLLPGFILLLAGALAILLLQRWLGRALARLRRHTPISIDTALFLQRLGAGLLWTVLALVALRFMGINVDGLWAIIASTLAVVGVGLLAVWTMVSNITASLFIWIWRPYELGERIELLPDGLKGRAVDRSLMFTEIREEDGSTLMVPNNLFFQRVIRRAPNDGRKAALERWESEDPGANP; from the coding sequence ATGAGTGAAATCCAACACTGGCTGAGCGGTCTGCGGCATCTGCTGCCAGGCTTCATCCTTTTACTCGCCGGGGCTCTGGCCATTCTGTTGCTGCAGCGCTGGCTCGGCCGTGCGCTGGCCCGCCTGCGCCGGCACACCCCGATATCCATCGACACCGCATTGTTCCTGCAACGACTAGGCGCCGGCCTGCTGTGGACCGTGCTCGCCCTCGTCGCATTGCGTTTCATGGGCATCAATGTCGACGGGCTCTGGGCAATCATCGCCAGCACGCTCGCCGTGGTTGGCGTCGGCCTGCTCGCGGTCTGGACCATGGTCAGCAACATCACCGCCAGCCTGTTCATCTGGATCTGGCGGCCCTACGAGCTGGGCGAGCGTATCGAGCTGCTGCCGGACGGACTCAAGGGGCGCGCGGTCGACCGCAGCCTGATGTTCACCGAAATACGCGAAGAGGACGGCAGCACCTTGATGGTGCCCAACAACCTGTTTTTCCAGCGCGTCATCCGCCGCGCGCCCAACGACGGCCGCAAGGCCGCGCTCGAGCGCTGGGAAAGCGAGGACCCCGGCGCCAATCCATGA
- a CDS encoding rhodanese-like domain-containing protein gives MSDGEARKPAALMPVEANRLLQEEPQTLLVDVRSTMEYLMVGHPVGAVHIAWLDEPDWTPNPRFVAQLRELMLGGSRCIDGNCPAVVLICRSGRRSLEAGQALLDAGFARIYYVEGGFEGPLDAHHRRSTLAGWRFEGLPWEQC, from the coding sequence ATGAGCGACGGGGAAGCGCGCAAACCGGCGGCACTCATGCCTGTCGAGGCCAATCGGCTGTTGCAGGAAGAACCGCAAACCCTGCTGGTCGACGTGCGTTCGACCATGGAATACCTCATGGTCGGGCATCCAGTGGGCGCGGTGCATATCGCCTGGCTGGACGAACCCGACTGGACGCCAAACCCACGTTTCGTGGCCCAGTTGCGCGAATTGATGCTCGGCGGCAGCCGTTGCATCGACGGCAACTGTCCCGCCGTGGTGTTGATCTGCCGCAGTGGGCGCCGGTCCCTGGAAGCGGGGCAGGCACTGCTCGATGCGGGGTTTGCGCGGATTTACTACGTCGAAGGCGGGTTCGAGGGGCCGCTGGATGCCCATCATCGGCGTAGCACGCTGGCCGGTTGGCGTTTCGAGGGGCTGCCCTGGGAGCAGTGCTAG
- a CDS encoding glutathione S-transferase family protein, which yields MSLLIKGELQSDWMAHETENGEFVRMDSQFRNWITKDGRPGPSGEGGFPAEAGRYHLYISHACPWAHRTMIFRALRGLESAISYSVVHPYMGPNGWSFDRYPGAEGDALHDADYLYRLYVRAQPDYSGIVTVPVLWDKQRETIVNNESSEIIRMLNASFSALAKPGTDYYPAELRSIIDAINAEVYDNVNNGVYRAGFAESQAAYERAFMGLFGTLDRLEARLRDQPWLAGDHLTEADWRLFTTLVRFDAVYYVHFKCNKRRLVDYPELWDFTRALYQAPGIADTVNMDHIKRHYYTSHPELNPRGLIPGGPDLDFGAATRRRVIAG from the coding sequence ATGAGTCTGCTGATCAAGGGCGAACTGCAGAGCGACTGGATGGCGCACGAAACCGAGAATGGCGAGTTCGTGCGTATGGACTCGCAGTTCCGGAACTGGATCACCAAGGACGGCCGCCCGGGGCCGAGCGGGGAGGGTGGTTTCCCTGCCGAGGCCGGCCGCTACCATCTCTACATCTCACATGCCTGTCCGTGGGCGCACCGGACGATGATTTTCCGGGCGCTGAGAGGGTTGGAGTCGGCGATCTCGTATTCCGTGGTGCACCCCTACATGGGACCCAATGGTTGGTCATTCGATCGTTATCCGGGGGCCGAGGGCGATGCGCTGCACGATGCCGATTACCTGTACCGGCTTTATGTGCGTGCGCAACCGGACTACAGCGGGATCGTGACCGTGCCGGTGCTTTGGGACAAGCAACGTGAAACCATCGTCAACAACGAGTCTTCCGAGATCATCCGCATGCTCAATGCGTCCTTCTCGGCGCTCGCGAAACCGGGGACCGACTACTATCCCGCCGAGTTGCGCAGCATCATCGACGCGATCAACGCGGAGGTCTACGACAACGTCAACAACGGCGTCTACCGGGCCGGATTCGCGGAATCCCAGGCAGCCTACGAGCGCGCCTTCATGGGCTTGTTCGGGACGCTGGATCGCCTGGAGGCGCGTCTGCGCGATCAGCCCTGGCTGGCCGGTGACCACCTCACCGAAGCCGATTGGCGTCTGTTCACCACCCTGGTCCGCTTCGATGCCGTGTACTACGTCCACTTCAAGTGCAATAAACGGCGTCTGGTCGATTACCCCGAGCTCTGGGATTTCACGCGCGCGCTTTACCAGGCGCCCGGGATCGCCGATACGGTCAACATGGATCACATCAAGCGCCATTACTACACCAGTCACCCGGAGCTCAATCCGCGAGGACTCATACCGGGCGGTCCCGATCTCGATTTTGGCGCCGCGACCCGGCGCCGGGTGATTGCCGGGTGA
- a CDS encoding DoxX family protein produces the protein MRNLAMLVGRILLAQIFVIAGVDKILAYHGTAQYMAAYGVPSVLLPLVILLEVGGGVALMLGWQARWIALALSAFSIVTAIIFHHDIANGMQKILLMGDLSFAGGLLVVAVVGAGRISLDGLARRD, from the coding sequence ATGCGTAACCTTGCCATGCTCGTTGGGCGCATCCTGCTGGCGCAGATATTCGTAATAGCAGGCGTGGACAAGATCCTGGCCTATCATGGCACCGCTCAATACATGGCCGCATACGGCGTGCCCTCGGTGCTGCTGCCGCTGGTGATTCTTCTTGAGGTCGGTGGCGGTGTCGCACTGATGCTGGGCTGGCAGGCCCGCTGGATTGCGCTCGCCCTTTCTGCCTTCAGCATCGTCACGGCGATCATCTTCCACCACGACATCGCCAACGGAATGCAGAAAATCCTGCTGATGGGCGATCTGTCCTTCGCCGGCGGCCTGCTGGTGGTGGCCGTGGTCGGCGCCGGGCGCATCAGCCTGGACGGCTTGGCCCGGCGCGACTGA
- a CDS encoding ectoine synthase produces the protein MIVKQVEDVRGTSKSVRTDTFESNRLLVRADRVGFSLNHTVLFAGSVTHIWYKHHVEAVYCISGEAEIETLADGKRYRITPGTLYTLDGHEEHNLHVISDFECLCVFNPPLTGHEVHDADGVYPLLGDEDEALAS, from the coding sequence ATGATCGTCAAACAGGTCGAGGACGTGCGCGGCACGTCAAAGTCGGTGCGGACCGACACCTTCGAGAGCAATCGCCTGCTGGTACGCGCGGACCGTGTCGGCTTTTCGCTGAACCACACCGTGCTGTTTGCCGGCAGCGTGACGCATATCTGGTACAAGCATCACGTCGAAGCGGTGTATTGCATCTCCGGCGAGGCCGAGATCGAGACCCTGGCGGATGGCAAGCGTTACCGGATCACCCCGGGCACGCTGTATACCCTCGACGGGCACGAGGAACACAATCTTCATGTGATCAGCGATTTCGAATGCCTGTGCGTGTTTAACCCGCCGCTGACGGGGCATGAGGTGCATGACGCCGACGGTGTCTACCCGCTGCTCGGAGACGAGGACGAGGCGCTGGCTTCCTGA
- the ectB gene encoding diaminobutyrate--2-oxoglutarate transaminase: MMEIFETLESEVRGYIRNFPVVFDRAEGAHLYDVDGRRYTDFFSGAGALNYGHNHPALKARLIDYIERNGITHGLDLATRAKAEFLERFRDVILAPRGMDYRVQFPGPTGTNSVEAALKLARKITGREKVISFTNAFHGMTLGALSVTGNAFKRGGAGVALTLSDTMPYSGYFGEDTDTIEYMDRFLSDNGSGVDLPAAVIVETVQAEGGINVAEPEWLRGLEALCRRYDMLLIVDDIQAGCGRMGSFFSFEEAGIRPDIVCLSKSISGYGLPMALTLIRPEHDLWDAGEHNGTFRGNNPAFVTATAALDFWETGEFESHIAARAKTLRAALDALAAAYPDSFSGVRGRGMMQGLVCTEAALAKQLSQAAFKHGLIHETAGPDDEVAKFMPPLTIEQGELEAGLELLRAAVRDVLGAPQAVLDEAV, encoded by the coding sequence ATGATGGAGATATTCGAAACCCTGGAATCCGAGGTCCGCGGTTACATTCGCAACTTCCCGGTGGTTTTCGACCGCGCGGAGGGCGCCCATCTCTACGACGTCGACGGTCGCCGCTATACCGACTTCTTCAGCGGCGCGGGCGCGCTCAACTACGGCCACAATCACCCTGCGCTCAAGGCACGTCTGATCGACTACATCGAACGCAACGGCATCACGCACGGGCTCGATCTGGCCACGCGCGCCAAGGCGGAATTCCTGGAACGTTTTCGCGACGTCATCCTGGCGCCGCGTGGCATGGATTATCGCGTACAGTTCCCGGGGCCGACGGGCACCAACTCAGTCGAGGCCGCGCTCAAGCTGGCGCGCAAGATCACCGGTCGCGAAAAGGTGATTTCGTTCACCAACGCCTTTCACGGCATGACCCTGGGAGCGCTGTCGGTAACCGGCAACGCCTTCAAGCGCGGCGGTGCCGGCGTCGCCCTGACCTTGAGCGATACCATGCCCTACAGTGGCTACTTCGGCGAGGATACCGATACCATCGAGTACATGGACCGATTCCTCAGCGACAACGGCAGCGGCGTTGATCTGCCGGCAGCGGTGATCGTCGAGACCGTGCAGGCCGAGGGCGGCATCAATGTCGCCGAACCCGAATGGCTGCGCGGCCTGGAGGCGCTCTGCCGGCGCTACGACATGCTGCTCATCGTCGACGATATCCAGGCCGGCTGCGGCCGCATGGGCAGCTTCTTCAGCTTCGAGGAAGCCGGCATCCGTCCCGATATCGTTTGTCTGTCGAAGTCCATCAGCGGCTACGGTCTGCCGATGGCACTCACGCTCATTCGCCCCGAGCACGACCTCTGGGATGCCGGCGAGCATAACGGTACGTTCCGTGGCAACAATCCGGCCTTCGTGACGGCCACCGCGGCACTCGATTTCTGGGAGACGGGCGAGTTCGAGTCGCATATCGCGGCCCGCGCCAAGACACTGCGCGCGGCGCTGGATGCCCTCGCGGCGGCCTATCCGGACAGTTTTTCCGGGGTGCGTGGGCGCGGCATGATGCAGGGACTGGTGTGCACCGAAGCCGCGTTGGCCAAGCAGCTCTCGCAGGCGGCCTTCAAGCACGGGCTCATCCACGAGACCGCCGGCCCGGACGACGAAGTCGCCAAGTTCATGCCGCCGCTCACCATCGAGCAGGGCGAGCTGGAGGCCGGCCTCGAACTGCTGCGTGCCGCGGTTCGCGACGTGCTGGGTGCGCCGCAGGCGGTGCTCGACGAAGCCGTTTGA
- the ectA gene encoding diaminobutyrate acetyltransferase has translation MKIRKPKLSDGRRIWRLVRDSGVLDINSAYCYLLQCRDYADTAAVAEDADGLAGFVTGYRPPERPDVWFVWQIGVAPRARGQGLAKRLLRDVLTRHDDLRHVEATIEPGNQASRALFASLANELSAPMLESDGFEAHHFPDGHEPEPRIHIGPFSPPYRERPLGGPVLNRLSEVRQ, from the coding sequence ATGAAGATTCGAAAACCGAAGCTCAGCGATGGTCGACGCATCTGGCGCCTGGTCCGCGATTCGGGCGTACTGGACATCAATTCGGCCTATTGCTACTTGCTGCAATGCCGCGATTATGCGGATACCGCCGCCGTGGCCGAGGATGCCGACGGGCTGGCCGGCTTCGTGACCGGCTACCGCCCGCCCGAACGTCCCGATGTGTGGTTCGTCTGGCAGATCGGCGTGGCTCCGCGTGCGCGCGGACAGGGGCTGGCCAAGCGTCTGCTGCGGGATGTCCTGACCCGGCACGACGACCTGCGCCATGTCGAAGCCACCATCGAGCCCGGCAATCAGGCCTCGCGCGCGTTGTTTGCCTCGCTCGCCAACGAGCTGAGTGCGCCGATGCTGGAGAGCGACGGCTTCGAGGCTCACCATTTCCCGGATGGGCACGAACCCGAGCCGCGCATCCATATCGGCCCGTTTTCACCCCCCTACCGCGAGCGTCCGCTCGGGGGTCCCGTCCTGAACCGACTCAGCGAGGTAAGGCAATGA
- a CDS encoding MarR family winged helix-turn-helix transcriptional regulator, producing MSELNQSVSDEIMVALRRIMRAVDIHSRRLAHTHGLTGPQAMVLKALISAGELTVGDLARQVTLGQATTTEIVQRLERHGLVAKHRSTVDKRRVYVSPTEEAVEIFRHAPPLLQERFAARLETLADWERTLLLSSLQRIASLMDAGDIDAAPLLTSGPITDAGLSAPRKRTNKDDSKGVTA from the coding sequence ATGAGTGAACTGAATCAGAGCGTCAGCGACGAAATCATGGTGGCGTTGAGGCGCATCATGCGGGCGGTGGACATCCATTCGCGCCGTCTGGCCCACACCCACGGGCTGACCGGTCCGCAGGCCATGGTGCTCAAGGCGTTGATCTCGGCCGGCGAACTGACGGTCGGGGATCTGGCGCGGCAGGTCACGCTGGGGCAGGCCACCACAACCGAAATCGTGCAGCGCCTCGAGCGCCATGGCTTGGTCGCCAAGCACCGCTCGACCGTCGACAAGCGACGGGTCTACGTCAGTCCCACCGAAGAGGCGGTCGAGATCTTTCGTCACGCACCGCCGCTGTTGCAGGAGCGCTTTGCCGCGCGCCTGGAAACGCTCGCCGACTGGGAGCGCACGCTGCTGCTCTCTTCGCTACAGCGCATCGCAAGCCTGATGGACGCCGGCGATATCGATGCGGCACCCCTGCTGACCAGCGGCCCGATTACGGATGCCGGTTTGTCCGCGCCGCGCAAGCGCACCAATAAAGACGATTCCAAGGGAGTCACTGCATGA